The Carassius carassius chromosome 2, fCarCar2.1, whole genome shotgun sequence genome has a segment encoding these proteins:
- the LOC132112131 gene encoding histone H4 — translation MSGRGKGGKGLGKGGAKRHRKVLRDNIQGITKPAIRRLARRGGVKRISGLIYEETRGVLKVFLENVIRDAVTYTEHAKRKTVTAMDVVYALKRQGRTLYGFGG, via the coding sequence ATGTCTGGAAGAGGCAAAGGCGGTAAAGGACTCGGAAAAGGAGGCGCTAAGCGTCACCGTAAAGTGCTGCGCGATAACATCCAGGGAATCACCAAACCcgccattcgtcgtctagctcgtCGCGGCGGAGTCAAGCGCATCTCCGGTCTGATCTACGAGGAGACCCGCGGTGTGCTGAAGGTGTTCCTGGAGAACGTGATCCGCGACGCCGTCACTTACACCGAGCACGCCAAGAGAAAGACCGTCACCGCCATGGACGTTGTGTACGCGCTCAAACGACAGGGACGCACCTTGTACGGCTTCGGAGGATAA